In Topomyia yanbarensis strain Yona2022 chromosome 2, ASM3024719v1, whole genome shotgun sequence, one DNA window encodes the following:
- the LOC131680346 gene encoding uncharacterized protein LOC131680346, whose translation MAEIQELRQMALRRTSLLASLGRAGQFLAAYEEDRDRLEVALRLENLDTIWYELEDIQSALESTEETSNGMSLNVKIRSNFEGQYFKIKAGLISKLPPTVSTVSTTVSFPPTISSSLKGLKLPTITLPEFNGDFNEWLAFHDTFLALIHSNPDIPAIQKFHYLKSAVSGEAAQVIESFAISATNYPLAWQALISRYANEYFLKKRHLQALLEIQRVKKESTASLHGIVDDFERHTKILRQLGEPVNAWSTMLEHLLCVRLPDDSLKAWEDHASTIETPSYESLIEFLHRRIRILESISVNHTQPVPQYVTSSHVSANRNSSHMKSSSSSANDNVPTKCYACEQRHPLVKCAKFEKMSAADRLRLVNERRLCLNCFRNDHFSRNCQSKYTCRFCRKRHHSLLHSGFGDNSGQSRSDQVPSSSGNAARLTTNVNVSSPSGDSASSVLSAATSIQSTEITCSLPLQGVEKNVFMLTAVLIVVDRYGKEHLARALLDCASQSNLISERMAQLLRLKRSKTNVLIQGIADQPQNARESVQVKVLSRKEKFAVDTDFLILPRVTPELPAHDIPVDHWKLPPNIFLADPQFHKRAPIDMILGIEHFFSFFKTASGINLSKSLPMLIDSVFGWLVSGSTSKVPPAGRNPPCSIVAVSLFTLEESVGRFWQVEELQTRSDYSLEEKRCEEVFSDSTTRNAEGRYMVRLPRRSNFDEMVGASKSMAMKRFQLLEKRIARNPELKDEYNKFMMEYLSLGHMRCVREDNTQNSSYLPHHPVMKEASTTTKVRVVFDASAKTSTGFSINEALLVGPVVQDDLLSIILRFRTFPVALVGDIAKMYRQVLLHPEDTPYQRILWRFDTADPIESYELMTVTYGLGPSSFLATRTLQQLASDEGDAYPLGKPALRKSFYVDDFIGGAQSVSEAIQLRSELSELLAKGGFALRKWTSNQLPVLAGLSSDEIGTQSAIKFDTNETVKTLGITWEPESDNLHFNSEIRQHQNAPTKRSILSAISQLFDPLGLISPIIINGKMLMQRLWLLPCSWDDEVPDCIATAWEKLSVQLPKIADFRVSRYALLPKSTIQLHTFCDASESAYGACTYARCVDSSGQVRVQLLASKSRVAPLKKISLPRLELCAAEVGAKLHSRIVEALQIPLASSYFWSDSTVTLQWLRAPPSTWKTFVANRVSEIQTLTHGAFWNHVAGTENPADLLSRGMHVDDFLTSKIWNHGPEWLSRPEAEWPATKLSEYPEDGKERRKVIVAVARIQVVPNSVNPIFVRFSSYERLLRSTAYILRFLTNLRNKTRTQPFPFTGSLPSISLTTDHLNVAERTIVKLVQADAFHDEITSQNVRLFVYWLRSLTLRESLE comes from the coding sequence ATGGCAGAGATCCAAGAATTGCGGCAAATGGCATTGCGGCGTACATCACTGTTGGCTTCTCTGGGACGAGCAGGACAATTTCTGGCGGCATACGAAGAGGATCGGGATAGGCTCGAGGTAGCGCTGCGACTTGAAAATTTAGACACGATTTGGTACGAACTAGAGGATATCCAATCGGCATTGGAGAGTACCGAGGAGACAAGCAATGGTATGTCCTTAAACGTTAAAATTCGCTCCAATTTTGAGGGGCAGTATTTCAAGATAAAGGCTGGTCTGATTTCAAAGTTGCCTCCCACTGTTTCCACTGTCAGTACCACCGTTTCGTTCCCCCCTACGATTTCCTCTAGCCTCAAAGGGCTTAAACTTCCGACGATCACATTGCCAGAATTCAACGGCGACTTCAATGAGTGGTTAGCGTTTCACGATACATTCCTCGCGTTGATCCACTCAAATCCGGACATTCCCGCAATCCAGAAGTTTCATTACCTCAAATCGGCGGTTTCAGGCGAGGCCGCACAGGTGATTGAATCGTTCGCTATCAGTGCCACTAACTACCCATTGGCTTGGCAGGCACTGATATCCAGGTATGCAAACGAGTACTTCCTTAAGAAGAGACATCTGCAGGCATTGCTGGAGATTCAACGGGTAAAGAAGGAGTCGACAGCTTCGTTACACGGGATCGTTGATGACTTCGAGCGGCACACCAAGATTTTGCGGCAGCTTGGAGAACCAGTGAATGCATGGAGTACGATGTTGGAACACTTGCTGTGCGTTCGCCTTCCAGACGATTCTCTCAAGGCCTGGGAGGATCATGCATCTACGATCGAAACCCCATCCTACGAGTCCTTGATCGAGTTTTTGCATCGTCGAATTCGCATATTGGAGTCGATTTCAGTGAATCATACTCAGCCGGTACCACAGTATGTCACATCCTCTCATGTTTCAGCAAATCGCAATTCCTCCCATATGAAATCGTCCTCTAGTTCTGCAAACGATAATGTACCTACTAAGTGTTATGCTTGCGAACAGCGCCATCCATTGGTAAAGTGTGCGAAGTTCGAGAAGATGAGTGCTGCTGATAGGTTACGCTTAGTCAATGAAAGGCGGTTATGCTTAAACTGCTTCCGGAACGATCATTTCTCCAGAAATTGTCAGTCGAAATATACATGTAGATTCTGTAGGAAACGTCACCATTCACTTCTCCATTCTGGGTTTGGGGACAATTCCGGTCAATCACGCTCCGACCAAGTCCCATCCTCGTCTGGTAATGCTGCCCGCCTGACAACCAATGTTAACGTATCTTCACCGAGTGGCGATTCCGCATCATCCGTCCTTTCCGCTGCTACATCCATTCAATCAACGGAAATTACCTGCAGTTTACCATTACAAGGTGTTGAGAAGAATGTCTTTATGCTGACGGCAGTCCTTATAGTCGTCGATCGATATGGCAAAGAGCATTTGGCACGTGCTTTACTGGATTGCGCATCTCAATCAAACTTAATTTCTGAGCGCATGGCTCAACTTCTACGACTAAAGCGAAGCAAAACAAACGTTCTGATTCAAGGAATAGCAGACCAACCACAGAACGCTAGAGAATCCGTGCAAGTCAAGGTACTTTCCAGAAAAGAAAAGTTTGCCGTGGATACTGATTTCCTGATTCTTCCGCGGGTCACTCCTGAACTTCCAGCGCATGATATTCCAGTTGATCACTGGAAGCTTCCACCGAATATTTTCCTCGCAGATCCACAATTCCACAAGCGTGCACCAATTGACATGATTTTGGGAATTGAGcacttcttttcatttttcaagACTGCAAGCGGAATTAACCTGTCAAAATCACTGCCGATGCTGATTGACAGTGTTTTCGGATGGCTAGTATCCGGTTCAACCAGCAAGGTTCCTCCCGCAGGACGTAATCCTCCATGCAGCATAGTAGCTGTATCCTTGTTCACTCTAGAGGAGAGCGTTGGACGTTTCTGGCAGGTGGAGGAGTTGCAAACCAGGTCTGATTATTCTCTGGAGGAAAAGCGTTGCGAGGAAGTGTTTTCGGATTCTACGACCAGGAATGCAGAAGGACGTTACATGGTCCGTCTACCTCGTCGGTCCAACTTTGATGAGATGGTGGGAGCCTCGAAATCGATGGCAATGAAACGTTTTCAACTCCTGGAGAAACGGATTGCTCGTAATCCCGAATTGAAGGATGAATACAATAAATTTATGATGGAATATCTCTCCCTCGGACATATGCGATGTGTTCGAGAGGACAACACGCAAAATTCATCATATTTGCCGCATCACCCGGTAATGAAGGAAGCCAGCACGACGACCAAGGTACGAGTGGTTTTTGACGCTTCGGCCAAGACCTCTACAGGCTTCTCCATCAACGAAGCGCTGTTAGTAGGTCCTGTGGTGCAGGACGATCTCCTTTCAATAATTCTTCGGTTCCGGACGTTTCCTGTGGCGCTTGTGGGAGACATCGCTAAAATGTACCGACAGGTCCTCCTCCATCCGGAAGATACACCCTACCAAAGGATTCTGTGGCGTTTTGATACAGCAGATCCTATCGAAAGCTACGAATTGATGACGGTGACGTATGGATTAGGCCCGTCATCGTTTCTTGCGACTCGAACATTGCAGCAACTTGCATCCGATGAAGGTGATGCCTATCCCCTTGGCAAACCTGCCCTCCGTAAGAGCTTTTACGTGGACGATTTTATTGGCGGAGCCCAATccgtcagtgaagcaatccaaTTGAGATCGGAACTAAGTGAGCTTCTGGCCAAAGGCGGTTTTGCGCTTCGTAAGTGGACATCAAACCAACTACCGGTTCTTGCGGGATTGTCATCAGACGAAATTGGCACACAATCGGCGATTAAATTCGACACGAACGAAACAGTTAAGACGCTTGGCATCACCTGGGAACCCGAATCAGACAACCTCCACTTCAACTCCGAGATCCGCCAACACCAAAATGCGCCAACGAAGCGTTCAATACTTTCAGCGATTTCGCAGCTGTTCGACCCGTTGGGGCTAATCTCACCAATTATCATCAACGGAAAGATGCTGATGCAACGCTTATGGTTGCTACCATGTTCGTGGGATGACGAGGTTCCAGACTGCATTGCAACTGCTTGGGAGAAACTATCAGTGCAACTCCCAAAAATTGCCGATTTTCGTGTCAGTCGTTATGCACTTCTACCAAAGTCGACCATCCAACTTCATACGTTCTGTGACGCATCGGAATCAGCGTATGGGGCGTGTACGTATGCAAGATGTGTCGATTCTTCCGGACAGGTTCGTGTACAGCTCCTAGCATCCAAATCTCGAGTAGCTCCGTTGAAGAAAATTTCGCTACCGCGTTTAGAACTGTGTGCTGCTGAGGTGGGAGCGAAACTGCATAGCCGAATAGTCGAGGCTCTCCAGATTCCGTTAGCAAGCTCGTATTTTTGGTCTGATTCCACAGTAACCCTTCAGTGGCTTCGTGCTCCTCCCAGTACATGGAAAACCTTTGTGGCAAACCGGGTATCGGAAATCCAAACTTTAACCCATGGAGCATTTTGGAACCACGTCGCAGGAACGGAGAATCCAGCGGACCTCCTATCCCGTGGCATGCACGTTGACGATTTTCTCACAAGCAAAATATGGAATCATGGCCCGGAATGGTTATCCCGTCCAGAAGCAGAATGGCCTGCCACCAAATTATCCGAGTATCCAGAAGACGGGAAGGAACGACGAAAGGTCATTGTTGCAGTAGCTAGAATCCAAGTTGTACCAAACTCCGTAAACCCAATCTTCGTTAGATTCTCTTCGTACGAACGCCTGCTCAGATCGACCGCGTACATTTTACGGTTCCTCACCAATCTACGAAATAAGACTCGTACGCAACCATTTCCTTTCACTGGATCACTACCTAGCATTTCTCTAACTACAGATCACCTAAACGTTGCAGAAAGGACGATTGTTAAACTCGTACAGGCGGACGCATTTCACGATGAAATTACATCGCAAAACGTTCGCCTATTCGTTTATTGGCTCCGTTCATTGACCCTGAGGGAATCGTTAGAGTAG
- the LOC131680347 gene encoding uncharacterized protein LOC131680347 — MYSDNGKNFEGAANELEEVYRMLQDETQMHHITSDRTCERITWHFNPPKAPHFGGLWEAAVKVAKRQLYRQLGNSKLSFEDLTTVLTQIEASMNSRPIVPLKPYLCRTPLNRLDHYQRLQRTYQQFWHHWRTEYLQELQRDTKTCHPNTDIQPGRLVVLMDELQMPVKWPLARIIAVHPGRDDLVRVVSLRTSRGVITRPITRICLLPTEENDAELPQEDIQPTTSPTEILDDHQKGTH, encoded by the exons ATGTATTCCGATAACGGAAAAAACTTTGAAGGCGCCGCCAACGAGCTAGAGGAGGTTTACCGAATGCTGCAGGATGAGACGCAAATGCACCACATCACGTCAGATCGCACCTGCGAACGAATCACCTGGCATTTCAACCCACCGAAAGCCCCACATTTTGGAGGACTGTGGGAGGCGGCTGTAAAAGTGGCCAAGCGCCAGCTATACCGTCAACTCGGAAACTCTAAACTCTCCTTCGAAGACCTGACTACGGTACTTACGCAAATAGAGGCCAGCATGAACTCGCGCCCCATCGTTCCGCTAA AACCGTATCTTTGCCGAACGCCACTAAACCGGCTAGACCACTACCAACGCCTTCAACGTACATACCAGCAGTTCTGGCATCACTGGAGGACAGAGTATCTACAGGAATTGCAACGGGACACCAAAACCTGCCATCCCAATACCGATATACAGCCAGGCAGATTGGTTGTCCTAATGGATGAGTTGCAGATGCCGGTGAAGTGGCCGCTTGCCAGAATAATTGCAGTTCACCCTGGTAGAGATGATCTGGTGCGAGTCGTTTCACTGCGTACCAGTCGAGGAGTCATCACGAGACCTATCACCAGAATCTGTTTGCTGCCGACGGAGGAGAACGATGCCGAATTACCGCAAGAGGACATTCAGCCCACAACCAGTCCTACGGAAATTCTAGACGATCACCAAAAAGGAACTCACTAA